The sequence AAGAGAAGCGCGAGCCTGATGCCACTCATGTTTCGATGCCTGCATGCGATAACGGGCCACCTGCAGTTCTGGATGGCGCTCGTTATCCAGATTTTTTTCTTGCGTCCCGTTGGTAGCAAGCGGCGAGCCGATTACCCACGTTGGGAATGAATTGTTCCCACACTGGGAATCAAACATTCCCACGTTGGGAATATATTCCAGGCTCAGACTATCACCCAAGGGATAGTTCATGGCCTTTTTCAGTTCCAATATAGCCGAGGCATAAAGGTTCTGCTGGCGTGTCAGTTCGTAATCGGCCTCAGCCTGTTGCGATTCCACCTGAGCCACATCAGCAGCACTCTTTCGCCCCACCTCTTCAAGCACTTTTACCTGCTTGAGCAACAACAACGTTTCTTCTACTTTCTCCTCGGCCATTTTTACCAAACCATCGTAGTAAGCCACGCTGGTATAGGCCTGCAGTACGTCGAGTGCCGTCTGATCCTGACGCTGGCGCAGACTGGCGCGTCCCATCAACTCGCTGGCCTTAGCGGCCTTGAGGGCATGCAGACGACTGAATCCGTCGAATACTGGCAACGACGCCGAGAGTTGATAGCCATTATAAAAGGTACTCACATCGGTATAGCCGTTGGTCTCTGGGTCGATGGCACGTCCAAAGTTATACTGGGCACCGATGCCAGCATCCACAGAAGGCAGGAAATTACCGATAGCACCGGTCTTCGATGCCTTATAGTTGTCGAGTTCCAACTCGGCCTGTTTCACCTCGTGGTTATGCTGCACCGCATACTGCATGCATTGCTGCATGGTCCAATCGCTCTGAGCCGAGGCTTGCTGGACGGCCATTGCCAAACATATCTTCAATAATGCTTTCATACGCTTTATCATTTTTTTCTGATGCAAAGATAGGGTAATAAATATTACCTGCCAAGCAAAAATAGGGCTCCAAAGGCTGATTGTCTAAAATTTATACACCCTTTTGTATGACTTTTATACAATTCTTCGTATCTCTGGCTTCGCCGAAGATACTTTCGTTCGAAAAAGCTCAAATAAAATTTGGCTTTTTGCTCACTTATTCGTATCTTTGCACACAAAAATTACATTATGAACAAGTACGGAACCATATTAATCGTTGATGATAACGCGGCCATCCTTACCGCTATGCGTTATCTGCTTGACGGCACTTTCGAACAGGTGCTGACCTCGACCAACCCCGATGACATTCTGAAACTGATGGCCCAGCAAACCATCGACATCGTAGTACTCGACATGAACTTTACCCTTGGTGTAAACAATGGTAACGAGGGCCTTTTCTGGCTTCGCACCATCCGCAAACAGCACCCCGAAACACCTGTGGTACTGCTCACAGCCTATGCCGACATTAACCTGGCGGTAAAGGGACTGAAGAACGGCGCCGCCGATTTTATCACCAAGCCTTGGGATAACGACGAACTGCTACGCAAACTGAAAGATGTGCTGGATATGCAGAACGAAATCGTCAGTCTCGACGAAGTGGAACAGGAGCATATCCGTCGCACCATCGACCACTGTCATGGTAATCTCACTCAAGCCGCCCAGTTGTTGGGTATCACCCGTCAGACTCTTTACAACAAGATGAAGCGACTTAGTTAGTTGATAGTTGACAGTTGATAGTTATGGTTACCTTGTGTATTATTATAGGTGTGGTACTGGTAGTGTTGGTGATAGCCATTGTGCACCACCAGCATAAGTTGCGATTGCGTGCCCACCTGATGAAAGAGGCCATACGCAATCAAGACTTCTCGTTTCGCCTGCCCACCAACAATCTGTTACCTGGCGAGCGTGCCATGCAGGAAGCGCTCAACGAGCTGGGCGAGAATATCCGTCAACAGATGAACAAGAACGAGGTAGAATCGTGGGAGCGATTAACCCGTGTGCTTACCCACGAGATGATGAACGCCACTGCACCTATCACCAGCATCAGTCAGTCGTTACTGAGCCGTCCCGACGTAAAGGGCACACTCCTCGAAGATGGTATCAAAGCCATCTACGACACCTCGCGCCATCTGAGCGATTTCGTAACCAATTATCGTAAGATGTCGGAGCTCGAAAAGCCTGTCCTTTCCGAAGTGCCCTTGCACCCTATGCTCGACGAGCTTTGCAAAACCTATCAGCAGTTGGCTTGGACCATCGATGTGCCTGCCGATACTATCTTAAAAGCCGATAAGGGCATGCTGCGACAGATATTGATGAACCTCATCAAGAACGCCATCGAGGCCGAAGCCACCAAGATTATCATTGAACTCACCAACCAGCCATCACCTAACACCCAACACCCATCACCTATCACCCTACTTATCGGCAACGATGGCAGTCCTATCCCTGCCGAAAACCGCCAGTCGCTGTTTGTGCCATTCTTTACCACCAAGCGCACAGGTAGCGGTATCGGCTTGTCGTTAAGCCGACGAATGATGATACAACAAGGTGGCATGCTGGATCTGGCAGAAAAGAATCTACCAGGTTGTCATGTTACGTTTGTACTCTCCTCTATCTGAGTGGTAGGCCAGTTTACCAAAAACAGTTTTTCGGTAGCACGTGTAAAAGCGGTGTAAAGCCAGTGGATATAGTCGGGCGTCAACATATCGTCCGTCATATAACCTTGGTCGATATACACATGCGCCCATTGTCCGCCCTGCGCCTTATGACAGGTAACGGCATAAGCAAACTTTATCTGCAGGGCATTAAAGTATTTATCTTTCTTCAGTTGCTTAATGCGGTCGGCCTTCAGGGGAATATCGGCATAATCTTCCATTACCGCATTATACAGTTGTTCCTGTTGTTCGCGCGACAGAGCAGGCGATTCGGTAGTCAGCGAATCGAGAATCACGGTAGCCGTGAGTTCGTAGTTATCGTAATCGGGTAGCGTCATCGTCACATCAGCAAAGCGGAACCCGAACAGTTCGTGAACATTGCGCACACGCTGCACCACAGCGATATCGCCGTTGGCCAGGAACGATATCTCCTTGGATTGTTCAGTCCAGTAATAGTTGTTCTTCACAATCATCAGTTGGTCGCCACGACACAGTTCGTCTTCGCGATCCAGCACCGTGTTTCGGATACCCTGATTGTAGATGTTAGCGCGCTTGTTACTACGGGTAATCACCATCGTCTCGTCCATCCCCACCCTACTGTAGCTGGTGGCCAGCGATTCTATCAGCTCATCGCCTGGCACACGCACAATATCAGCAAAGCCCTGGAATCGGATTTTGGGCAGAATCCAATCGTCAATCAGCGTTCTGATACGGGTAGCATTCCAAAGTATACCCGAATCCTCTGATTGTCTCAGCACCTGGTTCAGGTCGCACTCGTACACTTTCAGACCGTAGGCACGTAGCACATCGCTCATCAGCGCCGGACTCTCATCCTCGCCCACAGGTGGCAACTGGGCCTTATCGCCCACCAGCACCATACGACAGTTCTGTCCACTATACACAAACTGCATCAGGTCGTCCAACAGGCATCCGCTACCAAACGCGCTCTCGCCATAGCCTTGGTTGGCAATCATCGATGCCTCATCTATCATAAACAAGGTATCGCGGTTATTGTTGAAGTTCAGATTAAAGGCCGAGATATCGCCAGCCGATTTCTGACGATAGATACGACGATGGATGGTGTAAGCCGGATGACCAGCGTTGAGTGCAAACACCTTTGCTGCACGGCCTGTTGGGGCCAACAGAATCATCTTCTGTTTCAACACATTCATCGCCCTTACGATGGCACCCGCCAAGGTGGTTTTACCCGTACCTGCCGAACCACGCAGAATCATCACCACGTGGTCGTCGCGGTCGGTCATAAAAAGCGAGAACACGTCGATGGCGTGCTCTTGTTCGGCCGTAGGCACCATGCCCATAGCCTCCCGAATGCGGAATTTAAACTCGTCGCTAATCATTTCGGCCACAAAGGTACGAAAAATTAAACATTAAACATTAAACATTAAAAAAAAAGTAGTATCTTTGCACCCAGATATGCATATCAACAACAAATTAGTGAATATTGTGCTGGCTGTGATAGCTGCGTGCTTGCTTGCGCTGTGCGTGGCCAGTGTGATGAACGTGAAGTAGATGGACGCGAAGACAACAATCATACGCATAGGGCGCAACACGCTCTCATTCACCGCACTCGATGTTGCCAACACCGTGCACCCCATCGACTATCGTCCGTACGTGGTTCGCGGCGGTATCTCGATGTCGGCCAATCTGCGCGAGGCATTCAAGACAGGCGACTATGTAGACGAGGATACTGCCAAGGTTTTTATCATGGTAGATACCCCTTCGTTGCTGGTACCCATCGAACAGTTCGACGAGAACGACATGGAAGCGCTCTTTTCGTATTCGTACCCTCCTGGTCAGGAAAAGCGTGTGATACTGTACAATGTATTGCCCGACCTGAAGGCCGTTTGCGTCTTCGCCATCAACAAGAATCTGGATACGGTTATCAAGGACCGTTTTGAAAGTGGCTATAACTTTGTGCATGCCCTTACGCCTGTTTGGCGCCAACTGCATCAGCGTAGCTTTACTGGTCATCGCAACAAGCTGTATGGCTACTTCAACAGCAAAAAGCTTCATATCTTCAGTTTCCAGCAGAACCGCTTTAAGTTCTGCAACACGTTTGATGCTGCCCATGCACACGATGCTCTTTACTATCTGATGTACGTGTGGAAGCAACTGCGACTGGAACCTGAGCACGACGAACTGCATATCCTAGGCAACATACCCGAAGAAGAGTGGTTGCTGCAGGAGTTAAAGCGATTCCTGCACAACGCCTACCTGATTAATGCTACGGCCGAATTCCCCGATTCGCCCGCTACCGGCATCAAGGGTATGCCCTACGATTTAATAACCTTTATATCACGCGGACGATGAGAATTATTACAGGTATCTATAAGGGGCGACATTTTGATATCCCCCGCTCGTTCAAGGCACGCCCTACCACCGATTTTGCCAAGGAGAACATTTTTAATGTACTGAACAGCTATATCGATTTCGAAGGTATCAACGCCCTCGACCTGTTTTCGGGTACTGGTAGTATCTCGCTCGAGCTGGTATCGCGTGGTTGCGAACATGTGGTAAGTGTTGAGATGGACCGCGACCATCACAAGTTTATTACCGAATGTCTGAAAAAGCTTGATACCGACGTTTGCCTGCCCTTGCGCGGCGATGTGTTCCGCTATATCAAATCGTGCAAACAGCAGTTCGACTTTATTTTTGCCGATCCCCCTTACGCACTCAAGGAACTGCCCACCATCCCTGGACTGATTTTCGAGAAGAACCTGCTGAAGGATGGCGGTATCCTGGTGTTCGAGCATGGTAAGGAGCACGATTTTTCTAACGCCCCACACTTTGTAGAGCATCGCAGCTATGGTAGCGTAAACTTTTCGATTTTCAGAAAAGAGGCGACAGCATCCTTGTAACACTCTCCCACAGGCGTACCAGGAAATTGTTACGCATGCGTTTCTTCAAGTCCTTCAGCAGTACACTCTGCTCAAGGTCGCGTAAGAAAATGGTTTTCATTCGCATAGCCACACCTTCGTCGAAAAAGAAGATGTTGGCCTCGAAGTTATTCTCGAAACTACGGAAATCGAGATTGGTTGATCCACAGGTGGTGATAGCATCATCGCACACCAGCATTTTTGAGTGCAGGAAACCAGCCTCGTACAAGCTAACCTGTACACCTGCCTCAAGCACCTCGCGCAGATAGCTCCTGCTAGCCCACTCCACAAACTTGGCATCACTGCGTAACGGACAAATCACTCGCACATCCACACCACCCAAAGCGGCTGTTTTCAGGGCAAACAGCACCGAATCGTTAGGCAGGAAATAAGGCGTTTCGAGATACAGATAACGCTTGGCACCTAAGATAATGCGCACATAACCCTGCATAATCTCAGGGTAAGGCGTGGTAGGACCGCTGGTAACCACCTGTGCCAGACAGTTGTTGTTGATATCCTCGCATCGTGGATAGTACTTTTTATCCGACAACAAGGTACGATCCACAAAATACCAGTCAACCAGGAACGCACGCTGTAAGGCATGCACACCACCTCCGCTAACCCTCAGCATGGTGTCGCGCCAAGGCATATCGCCAGTACCTTTTACGTAGCGCTGGGCAATATTCATACCACCGATATAGCCCACCAGACCATCAATCACAATAATCTTGCGGTGGTTACGATAGTTCACCTTACTGGTAAACGACGGGAATCGCACAGGCATAAACGAGCGCACCTCGATACCCGCCTCGCGCATCCGTTCAAAAAAGCGATGGTGCACATTCCAACACCCCACATCATCGTAAATCACCTTTACCTCAACACCCTCACGGGCCTTGTCAATCAAGGCATCGGCCACCAACATGCCCAGGGCGTCGTCGGCAAAAATATACATATCCAGATGTATGTGATCCTTGGCCTTGCCGATATCCTCCATCAGCTCGGCTATAAACTGATAGCCATCGGTACAGATATCCACCAGGTTGTCCTTAAAAGGCAGCGACAGGTTCTGGTTAATAAACAAGTCAATCAATGGTTTGTGGCGCTCGGGCAGTCGCAGGTTCTGTTGCTCAGCAAACTCCAGCATCGAACGCTTGGTAAGCTGGTTCATCGAACGTTCGCTCACATAGCGCTCCTTGCGATGGTTAATGCCAAAAAACAAATAAAAGACGATGCCCACCACTGGCACAAAATAAATCACCAGCGCCCAAGCCATCGTCTTTGCAGGTTGACGGTTGTCCATAATCACGTGTACCACCGCCATGATAGCAATGATCTGGTACACTATGAATATGATATTCAGCCAACTCATCGTCCTAATTTCTTTGCCACTTCCTTATATATCAAGTCAACATGTTGATACTCGGCCAGCGTTGCCATCACATCGCCCTCGCCTTTCTTGATAGAGGCCAACAGTTCCTTCACCTTGGCACCCAGGCAGTAATAACGGAAGTCGAGCACAATATGCTCCACATGCGACCGCAAACCGCCCTCACGTTCTTTCAGTTGGAATCCCTTACCCAGCTGATATGAATCCACAGCCATGCTGGCCGCTATCGAACTGATTTCGTAATCGGTATGGCGCGTCAGGTATTCCTCGGCCTTAAAACCTTCTTCGCCGCAATGAGCCACCACCTCTTGCAGAATCTTGTTATATACAGGCTTACTGAAACTCAGTCCGTCCTCGCCCATATCGTAGCTGATAAACTGTGCTACCGAGAGGTTGATGGTTTGCCCGTCTTCGGTCTGAAGGTTTTCGTAGATAATCTTCTCGCCATCGCGAACAATGGTTTTGATCAACAGGTCCTCTACCTGCTGAATCTGGTCGCTGATGGTATGCAGACCGATAGCCATGGGCTTGCCCTGCGCCTCGCGCTCCTGTTGGATGGCGTTCTGTGTCTGCTCGCGATTGTATTCCTTTTCCTTCTCCTCGCGA is a genomic window of Xylanibacter ruminicola 23 containing:
- a CDS encoding RsmD family RNA methyltransferase codes for the protein MRIITGIYKGRHFDIPRSFKARPTTDFAKENIFNVLNSYIDFEGINALDLFSGTGSISLELVSRGCEHVVSVEMDRDHHKFITECLKKLDTDVCLPLRGDVFRYIKSCKQQFDFIFADPPYALKELPTIPGLIFEKNLLKDGGILVFEHGKEHDFSNAPHFVEHRSYGSVNFSIFRKEATASL
- a CDS encoding sensor histidine kinase; this translates as MVTLCIIIGVVLVVLVIAIVHHQHKLRLRAHLMKEAIRNQDFSFRLPTNNLLPGERAMQEALNELGENIRQQMNKNEVESWERLTRVLTHEMMNATAPITSISQSLLSRPDVKGTLLEDGIKAIYDTSRHLSDFVTNYRKMSELEKPVLSEVPLHPMLDELCKTYQQLAWTIDVPADTILKADKGMLRQILMNLIKNAIEAEATKIIIELTNQPSPNTQHPSPITLLIGNDGSPIPAENRQSLFVPFFTTKRTGSGIGLSLSRRMMIQQGGMLDLAEKNLPGCHVTFVLSSI
- the cls gene encoding cardiolipin synthase, coding for MSWLNIIFIVYQIIAIMAVVHVIMDNRQPAKTMAWALVIYFVPVVGIVFYLFFGINHRKERYVSERSMNQLTKRSMLEFAEQQNLRLPERHKPLIDLFINQNLSLPFKDNLVDICTDGYQFIAELMEDIGKAKDHIHLDMYIFADDALGMLVADALIDKAREGVEVKVIYDDVGCWNVHHRFFERMREAGIEVRSFMPVRFPSFTSKVNYRNHRKIIVIDGLVGYIGGMNIAQRYVKGTGDMPWRDTMLRVSGGGVHALQRAFLVDWYFVDRTLLSDKKYYPRCEDINNNCLAQVVTSGPTTPYPEIMQGYVRIILGAKRYLYLETPYFLPNDSVLFALKTAALGGVDVRVICPLRSDAKFVEWASRSYLREVLEAGVQVSLYEAGFLHSKMLVCDDAITTCGSTNLDFRSFENNFEANIFFFDEGVAMRMKTIFLRDLEQSVLLKDLKKRMRNNFLVRLWESVTRMLSPLF
- a CDS encoding TolC family protein, which encodes MKALLKICLAMAVQQASAQSDWTMQQCMQYAVQHNHEVKQAELELDNYKASKTGAIGNFLPSVDAGIGAQYNFGRAIDPETNGYTDVSTFYNGYQLSASLPVFDGFSRLHALKAAKASELMGRASLRQRQDQTALDVLQAYTSVAYYDGLVKMAEEKVEETLLLLKQVKVLEEVGRKSAADVAQVESQQAEADYELTRQQNLYASAILELKKAMNYPLGDSLSLEYIPNVGMFDSQCGNNSFPTWVIGSPLATNGTQEKNLDNERHPELQVARYRMQASKHEWHQARASLYPSLSLSAGLSTTYYKTLHNDAAETFRNQMKNNMGEYFGVSVNIPLFNRLQTLTSIRKAKNNYKIAQEAYDQKQLELAKLSSEAWQDWQGYQKQTIQMEKKVEADSIAYQLTRRQFEEGLATAIDLHTTSAQLLNSKATLLQCQLMAMVKEQLVRYYKGETIWTE
- a CDS encoding DUF3822 family protein, which produces MDAKTTIIRIGRNTLSFTALDVANTVHPIDYRPYVVRGGISMSANLREAFKTGDYVDEDTAKVFIMVDTPSLLVPIEQFDENDMEALFSYSYPPGQEKRVILYNVLPDLKAVCVFAINKNLDTVIKDRFESGYNFVHALTPVWRQLHQRSFTGHRNKLYGYFNSKKLHIFSFQQNRFKFCNTFDAAHAHDALYYLMYVWKQLRLEPEHDELHILGNIPEEEWLLQELKRFLHNAYLINATAEFPDSPATGIKGMPYDLITFISRGR
- a CDS encoding response regulator transcription factor, producing MNKYGTILIVDDNAAILTAMRYLLDGTFEQVLTSTNPDDILKLMAQQTIDIVVLDMNFTLGVNNGNEGLFWLRTIRKQHPETPVVLLTAYADINLAVKGLKNGAADFITKPWDNDELLRKLKDVLDMQNEIVSLDEVEQEHIRRTIDHCHGNLTQAAQLLGITRQTLYNKMKRLS
- a CDS encoding ATP-dependent RecD-like DNA helicase, whose product is MISDEFKFRIREAMGMVPTAEQEHAIDVFSLFMTDRDDHVVMILRGSAGTGKTTLAGAIVRAMNVLKQKMILLAPTGRAAKVFALNAGHPAYTIHRRIYRQKSAGDISAFNLNFNNNRDTLFMIDEASMIANQGYGESAFGSGCLLDDLMQFVYSGQNCRMVLVGDKAQLPPVGEDESPALMSDVLRAYGLKVYECDLNQVLRQSEDSGILWNATRIRTLIDDWILPKIRFQGFADIVRVPGDELIESLATSYSRVGMDETMVITRSNKRANIYNQGIRNTVLDREDELCRGDQLMIVKNNYYWTEQSKEISFLANGDIAVVQRVRNVHELFGFRFADVTMTLPDYDNYELTATVILDSLTTESPALSREQQEQLYNAVMEDYADIPLKADRIKQLKKDKYFNALQIKFAYAVTCHKAQGGQWAHVYIDQGYMTDDMLTPDYIHWLYTAFTRATEKLFLVNWPTTQIEESTNVT